Sequence from the Lepidochelys kempii isolate rLepKem1 chromosome 7, rLepKem1.hap2, whole genome shotgun sequence genome:
taaactGATAATGTAGGCTCCAGTTCTGAAATGTAATCTGCTACCACTGACGCCTGCATTTGTGTGGAGTTCCACTGAGTTAATGTAGTTCTGTGCAGGCGCTCAGGCTAGCGAACTGCATTGCAGAAGCAGGGCCATATGGAGCATTTTATATTTCCAAAGTGCTGTACGAACATTTAGGCTGTGATATTCAAAAGAGCCAAATGCCCAGATCCACAGTTGTACTTAGTCTCctaaatcaatggaaattagaAGCCTTACTacttctgaggatctgggcctaagtgacttaggagcacaagctCCACTGAAAGTTGGTGAAACTAAGTCAgttaggtatttttgaaaattctgcccttacctgttttttgctttaaaaaaacaaacaaacaaaaaaaccctcccatCCTTGatggttatttttcttttgttgcaTGTTGTCATGGGTACTGGCATTTCCAGAAAATTAGTGCCTGGGATATCAGTTAGAGTTCCCCATTACTCTGTCACTTTCTCATTTCTCTTGCTTGCTTGTGTTGACAGTTAACCTTTGCAAGATTCTACTTACCTATGTTCGTTCCTCATGCAGAGAAGGCCATATACATGGATGATGATGTAATAGTGCAAGGTACTGAACATTTTCTTCTTAAGTGAATAGGCATTGCCTTGGTGGAATGGATATAGTTCACTATGCTGTCTCAGACATTAGCCAAATGCTTCTTCTCCATGTAAGAGTGCAATAACCCTGTAAATGCATCTAATCTGTGCAAGTCTATACATTGGGAAGAAACTTTTTCCTGTCCCTGTTTGATCAGTTTTTGCTCTGGTGAAGCATAAAGATTGCTGGCTCTTATATTTGTACCTTATCTGGTTTAACCAAGTTGTTGAGAGTGTGTTGATATATTTTATACATGCAAAATAAAATTCATGATTTTTCTAACGCCTTTTCTTTGACAATGTTAATGTTAATTTTAACTAGCTGTTTAAATCTCCTACAAAAGGAGTATTTTATATATGCAGAATAACATTAAGTTCTTTCAACTTTAGCAGTAAAACTACTGTAGAATTCTCAGTTCCCTAGTGAATCTTGCAGTGTTCTAGGGAGAAAATTCTTTACCTAACAAGACCACAGCAACAAACAAGGAACttgacttttttgttgttgcagattctgtttttcatttcacTCCCTTTATATTGTGTATGATTTCTAATGTAAAATCCATTTCTCAAACAAAAAACCTTGGTTTTGATGTCAGCTCCTGTTGTTgtattcagtgggagttggattagTCCCCTAGCGATCAGCAGGGTGATTTGGCCAAAGTAGAATTTGAGATGCAGGAGTTAGAGGTATACTTCCACGTAATGTAAGCTTGTGTATAACTGGCATGTACTGTATTTaaaggaatatatttttaaacatttaattgtCCTGGCCCTATTCCTTCTTTAAAAAGATGTAACTGTTTTGAGTTGGGTACGGTCATGTTGGTATCAACGTTGGAACAGAGTATACAAAAAGCACATGAACTAAAGCTTAAGCAATATTTCTGTTTTGATTCTCTACTTGGTTTGGATTTTTCAGATGATATCCTTGAACTTCACAACACACCACTGAAACCTGGCCATGCAGCTGCATTTGCAGATGACTGTGACTCAACCACTAATAAATTTGCCATCCGTGGAGCAGGGAATCAGGTCTGAacagttcagataaaataataTCAATATTTCAGACTCATTTTCAGAATTGGCCTCTGAGTTTGTTCCTACTTACTTGCTGATAAATTTCATAGTACTTGGAAGTCAAGTATTTGACTCAGATGTTTAGGGGCATTTTATAGCATTTGAAGTATTGCATCTATGGTTATTTGTGGGCACAACTGAAAGCCAAGTTGAGATCACATTCAAAAGTAGAGACATAATCAGAGCTCTTTGAATTTACAACTGTGCTGTACAATGGGAGTAAGACGCTGCTGTGAAGAACATGCAGTCTAGAACTTAACATTCTACAGATAcgattttgtttgtgtgtgcatataaTATACTCGCACTAGTGGTGAGATTGGTGACATCTTGGATTTTAGGTATTAAGGGTGTGAACGTTCCTGAAAGCATAAGAAAACTTTTATAGTGAAAGCTTTACACATTGTCGTGCCTCTTAAACCACACGCCCTATCCTGTACTAAAGGAAGGGAAAATTATTTTATCCACACAACAATCCTCTGCTCTACCAGGggcactgactttttttttttttaactgtgatggggtgggagagggagcatTTTGAATGATATTTTATTTGGGAGCAGTTAAAACTAAAATccaatttttgttctgttttcagtACAATTATATTGGATTTTTAGACTATAAGAAACAAACAATCCGGAAGCTCGCCATGAAAGCCAGCACCTGCTCTTTCAATCCAGGGATCATTGTTGCCAATCTAACGGAATGGAAATTACAGAACATCACTAAGCAATTGGAGAAATGGATGACACTTAATGTAGAGTAAGTATACAGAAATCAGGGGTAGACAAGTCGGGTTGGGTTATTGTGACGAAGATTCACTGTGGAATGAAGGATAGTGGAGTCTACATAAGTAACTAGCCAGACAGAACGCATCATGCTCTTCCTCTATGAAGTAGTTATATGAAAATTAACCATTCTAGAGCTGTATCTGCACCCTCAGCTAATAACTTCATCTCCCCCTCTAGAGAGGAGTTATACAGCAGAACTCTGGCAGGTAGCATTGCCACACCACCACTGCTAATAGTATTTTACAAGCAACATTCTAATATTGATCCCATGTGGAACGTCCGACATCTTGGTATGTATGAAATGAAATCCTGATGTTGTTATTCCCTCCTGCTATGCTTACTGCCTCACCATATGCATTCTGTCAGGTCTATAGCTGAATGTTGTGTTGATGCAGAAAATTGACtctcaccacccccaccccaaaagaggTGGCGGGGATGCATCTTTTTCTCCTTTACACCGTTCTCCCCACTTTCAGAGCTCCTGCACCACCCTGCAGCCTCATTTCAGAACAAGTGATTGCTGCTTTTTAAGCTGCCAGGGGGCTTTCACAAGCTGAACTTGCTTTCAAGTTTTCTACATTATTAAACACATTTAGTATATTTTGGAGACATGTCTTCATAGTATATTTGGAAGAACACAGCTGCCATTTCAACTCAAGTGCCTGTGGAGCATATTTTGGTTTTTAtgagggctgtcgattaatcgcagttaactcacacaattaactaaaaaaaattaatcgtgattaatcgcagtttcaATTGCCCTGTTAAGCAacagaatgccaattgaaatttattaaatattttgtgttgtaattgaaatcaaagtatattttttattctaaattggtactgtaaaaatgataaaagaaatagtatttttcaattcacctaatacaagtactgtagtgcaatctttgtcatgaaagtgcaactcacaaatgtagatcttttgttacataattgctcTCAAAACCAAAAtgatgtaaaacttcagagcctacaagtccactcagtcaattcttgttcagccaatcgctaagacaaacacgtttgtttatatttacaggagataatgctgccgccttatttacaatgtcatcagaaAGTGAGAACCGGCATTTGCAtggtagctggcattgcaaggtctttatgtgccagatatgctaaacgttcgtatgccccttcagGCATTCCATTCCACCATttcagaagacatgcttccatgctgatgttcattttaaaaaaaaaaaagtgttaatttgtGACTCAACTTCTTGGAGGAGAACTGTATGTCACGTGCTTGGGTTTacatgcattctgccatatatttcatgttatagcactcTCGGATGATGACGCAGCACATGggattcattttaagaacaatttgacaaaacgcaaaaaaggtaccagtggagatttctaaagatagctacagcacttgacccaaggtttaagaatctgaagtgctttccaaaatctgagggggatgaggtgtggagcatgctttcagaagtcttaaaagagcaacagtccaatgtggaaactacagaacccgaatcaccaaaaaatgaagtcaaccttctgttggtgacatctgactcagataatgaaaatgaacatgtgttgatctgcattgctttggattgttattgagcagaaccagtcTTCagtatggacgcatgtcccctggaagggtggttgaagcatgaagggacatatgaatctctagtgcatctggcacataagtaTCTTGGGACGCTGGCTACAAGAGTGTCAtaagaatgcctgttctcactttcaggtgatgtaacaAGAATTGGGCAACATTATCGCTTGCAAGTGTAATCAaatttgtctgagtgattggctgaacaagaagtaggactgagtggacttataggctctaaaattttacatttttaatttttgaatgcgGGGAGAGTTCATACCTAATGCTACATTTTTAAGTTAAACTTCAGTACTTGTAcagtattaggtgaattgaaaaaatactttacagtgcaaatacttgtaatcaaaaatataaaatgagcactgtacactgttatAAATTAAGTCAAtatatgtagaaaacatccaacaatatttaaataaatggtattctattattgtttactAGTGCGAATAATCAAGATTAATTGTTTAagcacttgacagccctagtttttattACAAGTCGTGCAGCCCTAAGAATGCTCTGAAGTGCACTGGAAGGCCACAACGGCTCCAGAATAGGAGCAATGGCACAAAGCAGTGCTTAGCTGtacctgagaatctggccccaagtctCTTAATTTGTAATGGCTGACTCACTTGCCAATTCCCTCCCCCATATCCCAAACTAAGGCCATCCCTTGTTAGAGCTGCATCTCATAACTGAAGTTAAAATCTTGCATGCTAAGATTGTACTGCCTTTATTTCATGCTCTAATGTGCAGTTGTGAATCGCTTCTTTCAATAAAAGGCTCTCGCACTGGAAAAAGATATTCTCCTCAGTTTGTGAAAGCTGCCAAGTTGCTCCATTGGAATGGGCATTTCAAACCCTGGGGAAGAACAGCTTCATATGCTGATGTCTGGGAGAAGTGGTACATCCCGGATCCTACTGGCAAGTTCAACCTGATCCGCAGACACTCTGAGATCTATGAGTCCAAGTAAAATGGATTTTATGAACTATTGTCATTTTCTCAGGAAACTCTTGGAGCCAGCAGTGTTTCTTTCAGCTGATTTGTATTACACAGCGCTCCTTGCTTCTCTGGAGCACAGGGGAAAGTACATTGCGGTGAAATAATCAACTGTACCAAACTGCATCCCTGAAGAGGAGACTGACTTCAAATATGACTGGGGAAACGTAGTCCAGCTGCACTATGAAGAGTGGAAAAACACCTCCATGAACTAGCATTTTTGTTAAGTAATTCCTTTTTAATTACATTCTTCCAGTCCGGTGCTAGTGTTCTAGGTTTGATAATTTTGTCAGCTACAGAAATAGATGTCTCATTCTTAGGAACAGTTTATCTGGGTGAGAGCCACACAGAAATCTTGCACACCAATTTATCATAATCAAAAGCTGCTACTAGCTTCTTCTTACCTTATCCTCTGGAGCTTTATAAAAGGCACTTTCTCTTGCATGAAGACCCACTCACCATTTATATTTAACCCTTTGTGTATGAACTTAATCTATATTTTTCAAAGGCTACTCCTCAGTGTTgtttcactgaattttttttgtgATTGCCACTCAACacaaactgtttttaaatgtgtGGTGTAAACTAAactttgttaaataaaatgaTTTAAGGTTAATCAAGTAATTTTGAGCATCAGATGACTATAAAACTCATTCTGGTCTTGAAAATGGTACTTGTCTGTTTCAGTagattttgcatttaatttaagGAATTAATTTCCTTGGAACTTCAATTAATTGTAAAAAGGAAAAGTATGCAAAATGTCTGAGAATTAATTAGAACCATGTCAATTTCTAGAGCTTGAAACAAGTAATATCAAGTGATTAACTATTTCCCCTGCCATTTGGATGGAGTATCAAATTACAGCAAGAACTGGCAAAGCTGAGGCTAGTAATAACCCTGTTTTTAATATATCAGAGGTAGTGGTACTATCCCTTATTCTGTCTGGAGCACTTTCTTGTGTGATTCTCTGGTTTCTAGTAACTCACTGGGGAGCACTGCCCTATTAAAGGAAATATCACAGCATGCCTTTCTGAGCCTGGCCCTTTAAATTAGACAGAGCCAAGCAGCTGGAGTCCTAGCATAGCTGGTTTGCAAGTGCATCTCCTTTTCTCCCAGCTGGTAAGTGTAATTCAAGAGGTTACACACAATGTCAATTTTTAGCATTCCTTAAGGTGTTATTACGATCTATTTCTGCAGCAAgcagtttctttttcttcttcagcaAAAGGCAGGAGGTTTTCCCTCTTGTCATGTAAGGCAGAATATGCATTTTATCCCCTTTCAAGTTTGCACCAAGCTGAAGGTATTAAGCATGCACAgacatttttctgtgtgaaatgAATAGAGAGTTATTGGTAGCTTGACTTTTTTAGTGTAGGAAGGTTTTTATGTAGTCAAGACTAAATTCTGTGGGTTAATCTGATAGTAAATTACTATACAACTTTGTACTGTGAAGTTGCCTTGGTTGAAAGAGCTTTGATCCCTTTTGCTAAGGATTAGATTCTTCCTAGTGTAGGCATTTGATCTGAATGGACTGAAGGTGAAAACAATATCTGCAATTTCATAGTTTATACTGTGTCAACTTTAACACTTATCTTATAGTTACTCACTGTTTTCCATTTTGTAACTTCTTCTGAAACACTCTTTTTTCCTACAGCACATATAAGACTCAGAGGCTACCTAGTCCTTAAGATTCATTTAATAAAATCTTTTTACAGAAGTTTAGAGAACTACAAAATTTACAAAGCTGAAGTATACACAGTTCTAGAAACACATGATTTTCAAACAATGTTAAGTTGTATTCTATATATTTCACAGCAGAGATATTGGGTCTTCGCAGCAGCCTCTTGCAAGCAAGGTCCATAGGACTGAAAGAGGTCAACGTAGCTACTTAAAAAGTTGGCAATGCCCTTCTCAAAATTAGGCCTTTGAGTGCATTTTTTCTGTCTTTACACATAATCTGTATTAAAATCATAAGCATCATCCTGATCGGCTGTCTTATCCAAGTTGAATGATAAAGTAGGGGACTGTTCACCTTCAGGAGAGAGAATCTGTTAGACTGAAATCAATACTAGATTACCACTGCTACAGAGAATGATGCATTTATTACTTAAGTCACTGGCTTTAAATACATACCTGCTGGTTGCTTTTCTAAGCTTTCATCTTCCACACTCAGCtttgcagggtttgttttgctgctTGTCTGAACGTCGCTTTCCTAAAACAAAGTTACAGGTATTATTGCTATCAGTTTATTCAGTCAGCAGTAAGAATAAACTTCCCTTTATAAGGGAGACTACTATAGCAGATATACCATTCCCACAGAACTGGTACTCCTTATATAGTTTCAGTGACTGATCAGCAGGTGTATGGATTCCAATTCCCATTTCAAAGAGTTTTAttaagtgtttaaaaatattttatatagacTGTACAGCTAAAGCATGTGCTGTTTTAACCATTTCCAGCTCCATTACCACAAAGGCACtgaatctttaaaagaaaaaacaatcctCAAACTAGTAAAACTTATGCTACAGTGCACTGCTCAATCCTACTGGGCTTCACCTTTGACCTCCCAGCTTCTTTTTAAACATTTAGATGTAAATTCTTCATGGTAGGCAAGTAACATATGCAGAATTATTAGACATTACAGTTCAGCAAGGATCACTGCAGTCACACTGTGAGAATTAGCATTTAAACCAAGTAGGGAAAAGTAGTAAGCTTCTTTCCCAATGAAATGATGAATAGGATTTTTTCCATCTGTTACATGCTCAAACATTCACAGGTGGATATTTTAGCATACTACACTggcacagcagagctgggaaatcaAACCTACTTGCTCCAGAATTACAGCTTGCAACTTATTAAAGAGTTGCCTAGTTACTCTACTTTATAAACACCAACCCATATCAGTTCTTACTGTGTTTTAGGAACACTTCAGCTCAACCACTGTTTGTCAGGTGCAATATGGTCAGATTTCCTATATTTTGAGCACTTTAACAAAACCTGTCTTTCTTATCAGCATGGGAAGGTTTAACACACCAAAGCTGCTATAGGTTGCACCATTTCATGGCCA
This genomic interval carries:
- the GLT8D1 gene encoding glycosyltransferase 8 domain-containing protein 1 isoform X1; translation: MTFRKVNIAILVLAIVIFLLVLHHNLLGLSDFLKRDVADSSPLGLQPIDFIPEAPQRLTDERNDQEIPVVITASDDRLGGVIAAMNSIYHNTKSNVVFHIVTLNGTVDHLRAWLSKTALKKVKYRILDFDPHVLEGKVKVESEQADSIKPLTFARFYLPMFVPHAEKAIYMDDDVIVQDDILELHNTPLKPGHAAAFADDCDSTTNKFAIRGAGNQYNYIGFLDYKKQTIRKLAMKASTCSFNPGIIVANLTEWKLQNITKQLEKWMTLNVEEELYSRTLAGSIATPPLLIVFYKQHSNIDPMWNVRHLGSRTGKRYSPQFVKAAKLLHWNGHFKPWGRTASYADVWEKWYIPDPTGKFNLIRRHSEIYESK
- the GLT8D1 gene encoding glycosyltransferase 8 domain-containing protein 1 isoform X2, with amino-acid sequence MTFRKVNIAILVLAIVIFLLVLHHNLLGLSDFLKRDVADSSPLGLQPIDFIPEAPQRLTDERNDQEIPVVITASDDRLGGVIAAMNSIYHNTKSNVVFHIVTLNGTVDHLRAWLSKTALKKVKYRILDFDPHVLEGKVKVESEQADSIKPLTFARFYLPMFVPHAEKAIYMDDDVIVQDDILELHNTPLKPGHAAAFADDCDSTTNKFAIRGAGNQYNYIGFLDYKKQTIRKLAMKASTCSFNPGIIVANLTEWKLQNITKQLEKWMTLNVEEELYSRTLAGSIATPPLLIVFYKQHSNIDPMWNVRHLVVNRFFQ